AATATACAATACTACATTTCCCGAAATTACTACTCAAGTTAATGATAGTACAACAGAAATAAGTGACATTGAAACTACTACTCCTGTTATTATTACAGAAATAACCACACAATCTGTTGTTAATACAGACACTGAGAATTGGTTAATCAGTACGACGGATTCGCCGTATACCTACACAGATACCGATTCCATAACGTCAGAGGCAACATCATCCTATTATACAACAGATCAAGAAATATCAACTTCAGTTACATCTGACACTACTGGTTACACACAGACtgataaaacaaattcatttgAAACTACGGATACTGAAACTATTGTGATAACAACTAGGGAAGATGAAAATTCAGAATCGACAACACCTTCAATTGATAGCGAGTCAAGTACACAAACTGGTTCAACCACTAACTCGTATACAACTACACAACAGACTGAAATAGATACTGTAACTTTTACCCAAACTCCTGATGACATTGACGATACTACGTTTCCAACAGAGTTAGAAACAACTGAAGATGAGACAGTTACTATCACACCTGAATCTAAAGAGACAAGTGCCCAAACAGATTCGGAGCAAGGAACCACTACAGTTGTGACCCCCAATCCAATTCCTGACAACGATAATTCCAACTCCAGCTTTTGGAATGCGTTAACTATATCTATgttagtattattaataataattttattaattgtaacagCTGCATTCTTCTACCTATTAGGCAAGAGAAAAGCGAAGCAGGAAACACCACAAATTGTTTTTGCGGATTATGAAGACCTTCCAAAGACAATTACAGTTCCTCGAGTGACGAAAATTCTTGTAGAACCTAATAACTTTAAGAAAACAATTCCAGTCTAATTAAATTCCAGATATAGTGCAATAAACTATCGCGGTAAATTCTACTCTGAAAATTGTACAACCTTATACGTACTTAGGCATAGAAAAcgacttaaaagaaaaaataacaacacagCTACAGTACAATAACTGTCTTCATCATCTCTCTGGGATTAATCTAATCATCTAGTTTTAGCGCAGAAGATTTTAcgaaacttaataatttggCTTAATTTAGACAAGGATCTTACGgcatttttttgacattaacaGGTGATGCTAATGCCATAATTTCGTTTGACTTATGCTCCCCTGGTCAGATACCTTTGTCGATCTTGACCACTAACTACAATACCAGTatcaaaatgtcaaaatttaatcaaaattctaTAATTTGTGCACATAAAACGTTTcacaaaaaccaaaaaaaaattacacttttataaaaattaagaaaaagtattaacaatagttattttatgataaataaatatcattattttgtttctagaacaatctttaattaatttaatttatactttgttagtgcagttaaaatatttttataacctaaTTAAACCTATTTTCTTACGTATTTAGCTAAATTAACAACATAAagtgtttaatttctttccaACACTCTCGAATATTTGTACTCTtctagtattatttttgttttagttatcaagaaataataaataaattaatgttggctctgagtttttatttcatcaaaaaatactttacataACTAAAAAGCCTCCCTAtttgaattttcaaataaatatagttatgtAGTTAGtactaaatacaatataatgtttaactatttctaatttaaattatttaaataagaaatttctACGGAGATGCAAACAGAgagaataaaacataaaagttcTGGatcacaaaaattaaatttccaaACAAGTTATATAGAACTTTGCTTGTTACTTCGTAGGcgttggaatttaaaaaaaaaaaagctgaagttattgaatatttttaatttcaacgcctatgaaataataatagcatcgataatataaaaggtaaaattaattgatgtcTGGTGtgctatataaaatttaaaagggAAATTCTAAGTAATCAGCGAGATTAGtctagtaaattaaataagttattttacaataactgtattaattataaatgaaagaatattttgtttttgtatgaatgtGTCAGCAAAGAAACCCCTTGTGAATGTGAATCACAAATGATTCGATGGCGATATATGTCCATCCCAAGATGACCTTCTCGACCCTAGACGGTACGTCCGTAAAATAAGTGTtagatttcatttaatttctattcttTCCTGAAGTTGTTTATGTAATACTTCTTTctctaaataataatgaaaaatcaaaTGTTGAAAGCCAATACTAAATACGAATCCGAActaattgaaaaatactttattaatcCGTAAATAAGTTTATGAGATCATTATTGATTCTGACAGAAAATCTTACACTTAcactttaataacaataatagcCTTTATTAAGATAGTTACTACATagttatatattgtttaatagttacatttctttatttcttgtaCACTCTGTGTGCCCGTTACGGACATAGGCCTCTTCCAACTTCCTCCATTCTTCTCTTCGTATTGCCGTTCTGGTCCAAGTATGTCCCGCTACTGCCCTTATTTCGTCTACCCATCTTTTTACTGGTCTCCCGCGCTTCCTTTTGCCACTTTTAGGATACCCGAAGTTAATTGATTTACTCCATTTGTCTGGGCCGCGCATAAACACTTACACTTAAAAAGTCTTAAATATAAGTGAAcagtgaattaaaaacaaataaaaacgaacaaaaaaaacttcagtATTATCCATATAAACACTGAAGTTACAAtttccctggccttatcctaCTGACGAGGGGTCAGCGcacaagatttaaaattttggcTTCATTTTTTATGGCCGACCGCCTGCCGGTAACTCCTACTTGGGGATAAACACTGAAGTAGCAATTAATTAGGTCTTATCCCTCAATCTAGTCAGTCCATTTATCCAATTATTAAATGTGTGACTTTATTAAACGCATGTAAGgaagtatgagatttttaatCGTAGTCCTAATCAGGGCCGGTTTCAGCATTTCTGACGCCCTGGACGAGAATTTGGCGTTGCCCCTTTTTTGGTGTCGTGGTAAATCTTCCAAAGACAGAGTATCGTAAGGGGCACCGCAGCAGCCACTTCACACCTGATTCTGGCGTCTGCGGTGCCCCCTTTTGCTCGGCTCCTTAGGCGGTCACCCTACCTCACCCTACCCTTACGCCGCTACTGATCCTAATCGTGATCCAATCAATCCTTTGTAATAAACCGCCAAAATGCCGCCGCAATAGGAGATAATTGATGATCGATCAAATTCTCACACCGATACCGTTATCTACATCATAATGAATCGCTGATAACATAATCAAATCTAAAACTATTCCCTTTGCGCTTGACCgtcttttaaatgttactattaactaatttataaaacaaaagtggACATGTCAATACACATGTAAAGTGCATttacgaatattttaaatatttcaactattatgagttatttaaaacaaatagtgaATTGAatattgtgaaaaatattttaaacaatatagataaatatacaAGTGACAATGtgaattatttagaattagaAAATTATCGAAGTAATGATAATGCTATGAACAAATACATTGATTGTCGTTAAGCTTTAATAGTAGATTTAGTATAAATCACAACAATCAGTGGTGTTGatactgttttaaataacgAAATGATAAGCTTTAAGTGTGTAGTTTTGATTTTGATGTACAGTTCGGTTGTGTTGTGTGACGAATGCGtatcatataattttgaagaagACTTCGAGGATCTATTCAACAGTAATGAAGGTGTGTGTTTAGGTATGACGACATGGAATATTGGTGACTACCGATCGCTAGCACTAGAAAGTCTACATCCTAGCAGTACCCAATGTATACTTCCATCTGATCAACTAAGCTGCGTCTCGTCGTTTAGATTTACTATGACATCTAGAGGAACAGTAGAAGCGAATATATACATGGAGTCATTTTCACCAATGGATCAGGTGTCTTTTGTCGTCAATGAAATAGTACCGGGTGGAAACGATGCTGCTGTTGGCACTGTTGTGTTATCCTCAATGGACCCTAACTTCGTAAATGGATGGCACGTCTTAAGAGTTACATTAACTGGACGAGGCACATACGACGCTTTCGTAAGTGAATGTTATAAGTTCGTCGAATAAAGTTTTCGCTATTCtaaacaatacataaaaacatcaatctttattttaaaaaaaaaactagactGAATTACATACATGTGGAAGGATAGTAAATATGTAGGTACTGTGCGACCTTCTGTAGAAGGTCATCATGATCAAAAtgattgatgatgatgatggtgatgACCTTCTGTAGAGAAAATGATTATGTTCCAAATACTTCacaatttgtatgtttgccaTACTAACAtatgttattttgaaaaatattaaaaagctcAAAGCTCAagctttacatatttataaactctgaaaaaactaaatattgtttgttgcAGATTACATTTTTAGGATTATCGGGACCATTTTCTACAGTTCTTATTGATTCATTCCGGTATATACCACCACTAGTAGACCCAGAAGAATGTATAATATACGAAAATGTTACATCAACTACGCAAGGAATCGAAAGTACAGTAACGTTAGAAAATACAGGATCGACTCCAGAAGAAATTGCAAGCACAACATTGACATCAGTAACGAATACGGATCAAAGTACATCATCAATGTTGGATACAGAGTCAACAACGgaaacaaattttgaaatcaCAAGATCAACTCCATCAATTGAGGAAACTGATGGTACAACTACTTTTATACCCGAAGAATCTACCGCAGAAAGCACAATAACCTCGGAACCAACAGACGTAACTGTATCCCAATCGATAATCGATACGGACTCCACAACCGTAACATCAACATTTTCTGTTAGTACAACTACTGAAATTGTTACAGACGTAGAAAGTACAACACCTATCTTGTCCACAACAGAAAGCATAATACCGACTGAGCTAACAACATCGCAATCTATTTTAGATACCGACTCAACAACTGAAACTTCAACTTTCTCTGGCAGTACTACTACTGACATAACTGACGTAGAAAGTACAACATCCGAGTTGTCTACAATAGAAAGCACAATACTGACTGAACAAACATCGCAGTCAGTATTAGATACCGACTCAACAACTGCAACTGCAATTTTTTCGGATAGTACGACGAGTGATATGGTAACTGATATGGAAATTACAACACCAGACGTATCAACAACAGAAAGCACAATACAGTCTGAGCTAACAACATCTCAATCTGTGTTAGATACTGATTCAACAACTGCAACTTCAATTTTCTCTGAGAGTACGACGGGTAATATGGTAACTGATGTAGAAAGTACAATCCCAGATGTGTCTACAACACAGAGCACATTACAGCCTGAGCTAACAACATCTCAATCGGTGTTTGACACCGATCCCACAACTGCAACTTCAATTTTCTCTGAGAGTACGACGAGTAATATGGTAACTGATGTAGAAAGTACAATTCCAGATGTATCAACAACAGAGAGCACAATACACTCTGAGCTAACAACATCTCAATCGGTGTTAGATACCGACCCAACAACTGCAACTTCGACTTTTTCTGACAGCACGACAAGCGATATGGTAACTGACGAGGAAATTACAACACCAGACGTATCAATAACAGAAAGCACAATACAGTCTGAGCTAACAACATCTCAATCGGTGTTAGACACCGACCCAACAACTGTTACTTCAATTTTCTCTGAGAGTACGACAAGCGATATGGTAACTGATGTAGAAAGTTCAACACCAGACGTATCAACAACTGAAAGCACAATACAGTCTGAGCTAACAACATCTCAATCGGTGTTAGATACTGATTCAACAACTGTAACTTCGATTCTCTCTGAGAGTACTACTAGTAATATGGTAACTGACCCAGAAAGTACAATCCTAGACGTGTCTACAACTGAGAACACAATACAGTCTGAGCTAACAACATCTCAATCGGTGTTAGACACCGACCCAACAACTGTAACTTCAATCTTCACTGAGAGTACGACAAGCGATATGATAACTGATGTAGAAAGTTCAACACCAGACGTATCAACAACTGAAAGCACAATACAGTCTGAGCTAACAACATCTCAATCGGTGTTAGATACTGATTCAACAACTGTAACTTCGATTCTCTCTGAGAGTACTACTAGTAATATGGTAACTGACCCAGAAAGTACAATCCTAGACGTGTCTACAACTGAGAACACAATACAGTCTGAGCTAACAACATCTCAATCGGTGTTAGACACCGACCCAACAACTGTAACTTCAATTTTCTCTGAGAGTACGTCGAGTAATATGGTAACTGACGTAGAAAGTACAATTCCAGATATATCAACATC
Above is a window of Papilio machaon chromosome 20, ilPapMach1.1, whole genome shotgun sequence DNA encoding:
- the LOC106709162 gene encoding serine-rich adhesin for platelets — encoded protein: MDRKYLTLLILVCFSILVFGEECVVYTFEDDFDDLFSNEKGVCQGMRMWQLGYYSSISLERPHPLSTTFISPEFLLSCVSSFTFPMSGLGTIEVNLYMDPVSNSDQISVVVHEVVPGSTATVVGNRGISAMAPDFEKGWHSIRIPLIGSGTFDGYVSLMGMAASGSVVLIDSFRYIPPLYDEELCVLYNESNHTTTSFTETDITSTTIYTTINDTTTEFDDFTTLEQSTESQATTEESFGTISTTEETYSTDFPSSSSIQTEVTQFPSTTSQPEISTEVSTQQSDTDWNSSTPVQESTTTKLTTYEPTNTNTEQESDVTTPSWLVTTESDSTLDSSSHPEANISTTETPEDYLTESTTTDMTTEFGSTYTEISTPDSTDASLITESTVVDTETTEVITESDSTILTEFDNITTPILITESTPSWDLTTDMENSTIITTEATEITGTDTTSELSTSYTDNITGTDVSFLTTESEATSTSQEEENKTSVISTTEIYNTTFPEITTQVNDSTTEISDIETTTPVIITEITTQSVVNTDTENWLISTTDSPYTYTDTDSITSEATSSYYTTDQEISTSVTSDTTGYTQTDKTNSFETTDTETIVITTREDENSESTTPSIDSESSTQTGSTTNSYTTTQQTEIDTVTFTQTPDDIDDTTFPTELETTEDETVTITPESKETSAQTDSEQGTTTVVTPNPIPDNDNSNSSFWNALTISMLVLLIIILLIVTAAFFYLLGKRKAKQETPQIVFADYEDLPKTITVPRVTKILVEPNNFKKTIPITTISGVDTVLNNEMISFKCVVLILMYSSVVLCDECVSYNFEEDFEDLFNSNEGVCLGMTTWNIGDYRSLALESLHPSSTQCILPSDQLSCVSSFRFTMTSRGTVEANIYMESFSPMDQVSFVVNEIVPGGNDAAVGTVVLSSMDPNFVNGWHVLRVTLTGRGTYDAFITFLGLSGPFSTVLIDSFRYIPPLVDPEECIIYENVTSTTQGIESTVTLENTGSTPEEIASTTLTSVTNTDQSTSSMLDTESTTETNFEITRSTPSIEETDGTTTFIPEESTAESTITSEPTDVTVSQSIIDTDSTTVTSTFSVSTTTEIVTDVESTTPILSTTESIIPTELTTSQSILDTDSTTETSTFSGSTTTDITDVESTTSELSTIESTILTEQTSQSVLDTDSTTATAIFSDSTTSDMVTDMEITTPDVSTTESTIQSELTTSQSVLDTDSTTATSIFSESTTGNMVTDVESTIPDVSTTQSTLQPELTTSQSVFDTDPTTATSIFSESTTSNMVTDVESTIPDVSTTESTIHSELTTSQSVLDTDPTTATSTFSDSTTSDMVTDEEITTPDVSITESTIQSELTTSQSVLDTDPTTVTSIFSESTTSDMVTDVESSTPDVSTTESTIQSELTTSQSVLDTDSTTVTSILSESTTSNMVTDPESTILDVSTTENTIQSELTTSQSVLDTDPTTVTSIFTESTTSDMITDVESSTPDVSTTESTIQSELTTSQSVLDTDSTTVTSILSESTTSNMVTDPESTILDVSTTENTIQSELTTSQSVLDTDPTTVTSIFSESTSSNMVTDVESTIPDISTSESTIHSEQTTSQSIVDTESTSASSIYSESTTDVVTTSENILETGSTTNNYASSTFTTDSTSTQITDENTSEFWSTSDVTTTSLDISNTGTTDVDKSTASATENPNFTENTETTITQTVTNTELEFSSISTSTDEINSTSEITETPQDSTNTPTVFENTSHTQTESSATNEEVTGTESTTTSFYTTSDFTSNDDLTTNHYDKSTYSTTVSESTTQDETTTEQDTENPDSTRSFWTPLTIVLLTLLIILLLVLFCACFYIIGLRRQRRKFSTDFESFTDYEDLPRPIVLPRARSPHGDYSTRSTP